A genomic region of Pelodiscus sinensis isolate JC-2024 chromosome 19, ASM4963464v1, whole genome shotgun sequence contains the following coding sequences:
- the LOC102462611 gene encoding uncharacterized protein LOC102462611 isoform X3 — MGTKGDNSTVVYETMTDRTTAAPLTATPFESTAALAASTVEEPSPTISPVAETSTTQGTSAPVSTEVAFSSSDTNLSPSASGNGATTATSAPENGTIVIVSNGFRSELAYSPTSAPHSPSSATGSSIAPIEKSATSSVGHGVAETSTSFSTAAAQERLTSSSFPSFPGRGTVFSDMEKVQGSPLTPFSSLLYNFFKVFLN; from the exons ATGGGCACAAAAGGAGACAACTCCACAGTGGTATATGAAACAATGACAGATCGTACCACGGCTGCCCCTCTCACTGCTACCCCGTTTGAGAGCACAGCCGCCTTAGCCGCCAGCACGGTGGAAGAGCCAAGCCCTACGATCTCTCCCGTAGCCGAGACGAGCACAACACAAGGCACCAGTGCACCAGTATCTACAGAAGTTGCGTTTTCTTCATCTGATACCAATCTCAGTCCTTCAGCCTCTGGTAATGGAGCAACAACAGCTACTTCAGCACCAGAAAACG GGACCATAGTCATTGTTTCAAATGGCTTTCGATCCGAACTGGCATATTCTCCAACAAGTGCTCCCCACTCTCCATCCAGCGCAACTGGCAGCAGTATTGCACCCATTGAGAAATCTGCAACTTCCTCTGTTGGCCATGGTGTAGCCGAGACATCAACATCCTTCAGCACAGCTGCTGCACAAGAGCGCCTTACATCTTCTTCTTTCCCCAGTTTCCCAG GGAGGGGCACTGTCTTTAGTGACATGGAAAAGGTCCAGGGTTCCCCACTTACTCCTTTCTCTTCTCTGCTCTACAACTTTTTCAAAGTTTTCCTCAACTGA